The Elgaria multicarinata webbii isolate HBS135686 ecotype San Diego chromosome 15, rElgMul1.1.pri, whole genome shotgun sequence sequence GGCTCTTGTTTTATTGTCATAAGCAGGTCTTTCTCCTTTGCCAGAATTCATGTGCAAAATGAGGGCATGTataaacctggaaccttctccAAATGTCTGCCAGTGCTCCAAGGCGTGCGTGGAGCTCCTATATGACTCGGGTTCCCAATTTGCACAAACCCTGTGGAGCATGATGAGCTGAATTCACACACACTTTCTGCCATAAAGACAATACTATCTGGGCTTCTAGTATTTTGTTGATTTTGGGGCACACATACGCACACTTTCTGCCCTTAAAACAATACCTTCTGGCTTGCTAGTGTTTTGTTGACTTTGGGATACACAAAAACACACTTTCTGCCCTCAAGTCAATATCTTCTGGGCTTCTGCTAGTGTTGTGTTGACTttgggatggacacacacacacacacattttctgccCCCAAGACAATACCTTCTGGCCTTCTGCTAGTGTTTTGTTGACTTTGGGGTACACACGTACACTTGTTCTGCCCTCAAGACAATGCCTTCTGGCCTTCTAGCGTTTTGTTGACTTTGGGGAACACACTTGCTGCCCTCAAGATGATAGATTCTGGGCTTTTGCCTGTGTTTTGTTGACTTTGGGGCTCCCACATCCTTTCTGCAGTCACCACTGCCCATTcgcttgccctctccctctgggcccaatcctCACCAAGGCAAGGGGGATACAAGCAAaggctcctcctgctcctcctcttctttgctGTGGTCCCTGCTTTCACACGTTTGAGTAGGGCAGTTGAATAGAGAGCAACAGTAAAGAGGAGCAACAGAGCAAGGAGATTCTGGGTATCAGCAGCCGGGACCCTGCTACAACATCGTGGGCCTTGGCAGGGCCCCGACAATGCTGGCCCCTTGGCACCACCCCTGCCTCCTCCTTTCATAAAAACCAAACGAGTTGTACTAACAAAGTATAACATTCTTGCTGATAGGCAAGCATGCGCAGTGCTGTGAGCCATGTTGCTCTGTTGGAGAGAATTGAGACATTATTCTCTCCCCCAGGCATGGGGTGCTTGTCATTGGGGGCTAacctgttttaattgtacatgttttaattttgtaaagccaccttgagtccaaGTATTGGGAAAaggcaggttattattattattattattattattaataataataataataataataataataataataacaatagctgAAGCAGTGTGCAGGGCCgtccctgccattaggcagagtgaggcaatcacTTCAGGCGGcagttgctgggaggtggcagcaaccgCTCCCTGCTCAGCCATTCCTTCTGAGCCCTCCAGCCATTCCCCTTTTGTAAGAGGAGAGAGTCACACAGCCTgttcagaaccctccaaaggtaaCTTACAGCTATACAAGTTTGCCCTGAGCGTCTTACCACTGAAAGGAAAAGAGTGTGAAACTTTATTTTGAACGTCTCCCACAAGGCAAGAGTTCTCGTTCAAGTCAAAGGGCCTAGccaggaaaacaaaaaaaataggaaggggaggggctgtgTCTCAGTGGCATAGCCCttgatttgcatgcaaaaggtcctgggttcaatcccctgcatttccaggcagggccagaaaaAATCCGGCCTGAAGCCCTGGCGAGTCATTGTaggtcagtgtagacaatactgggtgagatggacccatggtctgtctCAGTGTAAGGCTCCTAGGTTCCTAATGTCCACTCAGACTCTTGGCTTACCCCATCACTCTTCGAGCCGAGCCAGCGAGATGGTGTGCACCGAAGCCACGGCCTCTCTGGGAGCATGAGGGCGGCTGTCCACCCGGAACAACGGGAAGACCTTGCTCTTCACGCACAGGCACATCTGATAGATCTGCAAGCGCACGTCCTTCTGCCAGTAGGCGTAAACCAAGGGGTTCACCAGAGAGTTGCACACGCCCAGCACCCAGAGGTACCGCTCCAGGAGGTGGTGCAGGACGCAGCGCCGGCAGGTGATCTGCACCATGCTCCCGACGAAAAAGGGCGACCAAGAGAGGGCAAAACAGCCCACGAGGATGGCCACCGTGCGCAGAGCCTTGGTTTCGCTCAAGGGCGGAGGCTCCGCCAACCCGATGTGCTCCAGTTCCCGAATCTGCTGGACATGGAGAGAGGCAATCTTCAGCAGGTGGCAGTGGAAgtagatgaagatgaagaaagcCGGGAAGAAGCCGACGCAGAAGACAGTGAGCAGGTAGGTGGGCTGGAAGACTCCAAAGAAGGTGCACGGTCCCTGATAGCTCTGCTGTTGGAAGCTACGAGCAATCACCGGGAGGAAGCCGATCAAGCAGGCCAGGAACCACAGTCCTCCGATAAAAGACCCAACGACTGGACTGCGCATGACTTTGACGTACCGGAAAGGATGCTTGATGGCCAGGTACCTGTCGAAGGCCACCAGGATAACGGTGAGGATGGAGGCAGCCGAGGGGCAGGTGATACAGGCCATTCGCAGGACGCAGTACTTTTGAGAGGTccggtgctcagaactggacagctcttcagcAACCAGACCCGTGATGGTGAAGCCAACCAAGGAGTCGGCAATAGCAAGGTTTAAGACGAAGCACAGACCAAGGCAGCCGCTTTTCCAGATCAGCCGTACCAACGCCACGACCACAACGGCGTTGATGGCCATGATGAGTGAGGCCAAGACAGCAAGGATCACCCCAAAGCTAACATTTCCCATGGTGTTTTTTTCTTGACTGGAACAAGGCAAGGGTTGTGAGACACTAGTTCTCCTTGGCTGAGGTTCACCAGGAGTACCAGGGTGAACGTTTTCAGGTAGATCCACCTTGGTTGTAGAACGTCTTAGGGAAATCTCAAAAACCAGGACTTGGGTCTGGGTGTGTATCCTGTCTTTTCCTGGGAGAGCTAACCCATTTAGCCAGCGCCTTCTGTCACCTTCAGCTTGCTAACCTTCCAAGGCTCATACCGGCAGTAACTGCTAAAGTGCTAAGCCCTCCCCCAGTTTCCAGACAACGTGAGAGTGAGGAGCTCAAATGTTTCCTGCAGCTTTGTTGCATGCACTCAGCTTTCCAAGAGTCTTGGGTAGTTTGTCTCTGGGCTTTTACagtccacccccttttttttggtgtgtgtgtgtgtgtgtaatcataaATGATTTGATTGTATTCCTAATTTTTATGGAACACTGTggatttttaaatggttttttctATTTGAACATTTCCTTGAGCATCCTCGCACAGAAAGCCATTTTCAAAAGGTCTAAAAAACATCATGTTCAGTTGTTCAAGAAGGCACACCGGGCAAAAGGAagcagttgggggaggctgcagctATGCAGTGGGGCCATCAGGGTAAGATTTCCGGACAGAGGTTCGGGggcccactcagcagaatgagcagaagggcccccaaatgcagcagcagggcatgtttagcttggaaaaaaagaggctaaagggagacgGTATAaaggtgtacgaaattatgcatggcacggagaatgtggatagggagacaccaAGAGTGTTTTTCCCTAGTTCCTTGGCGAACTGCATACTGAAAGCTTCATTACTCCCAATAGTTTCTTATACCCTAGCAACATTCCCATATTCCTTCTTGCAGGTACTTTTCCTTCTTTGCTCCAATAGCCACccaccaccacacatacacacactgctcaCCATAGCTTCTGCTCCTTTGTAGTGGcgttctctccctttccccaactTTTGGCCCTTCTCCTGGCACCAACCAGAATCCCAAACCATCCAACATCTTGATCCAAGAATAAGGCCTAGCCTGTCACGTAAGGTGGCCGTGTGTCCTACTTTAAAGAGGACAttgctctatttgaaggtgtcctctatttcaatcttccccaacctcaaGCCccacagatgtgttggattacaactcccagaatcccctagttagctatgctggctagggaatgctgggaattgtagtccaacacatctggagggcatcaggttgggaatgaCTGCTTTATTTGAGGGACTGCCCAGTCCAACAtgggtttaaagataaaagaggaGAGAAACAGAGGCCTTGAAGATGTCCATCAGCAGTTGGCACCCAGATGGTggattgagcaggcacacagttcAGCTGGTCACAGTTAATCTTTATGTAAATCTGTGTCTTTTTGTACTTTTATCTGGTGATACTTATGTGGCCACCTTGGTTTTGGGCCTCACTGATCGCTGTTACTTCTTTTGGTACTTTGACTCAACGTCTGCTCACCAACCCATACCATTCAAAATGTCTCCACATTTTAACTGTTTGGAGTTGTCATCGCTAGGTACTTTTGGTTGCTGCTGTGCTGAGTACTTTTAGCACAGTATGTTCCAAAACAGCAGAGAGGATTCTCATAAAATGTTAATGGTTTCTCTTGAGTACTGAAATTTATCATATTtagggtctattattattattattattattattattattattattattattatttgcatttttataccgcccaacagctgaagctccctgggcggttcacaaaaactagatTTGCAGGACACTGATACAAACAGAGATCTGAAAAAACTTCAAAGAGGTACATGCTAGTTGTAAGGAAATATACGCCTTGTGCCAAAATTCTTGTGCCAGCTACAGGAACACATGGAtgggatttaagaacataagaagagctatgctgaattaggtcaaggctccatctagttcagtattctgttcacacagtagccaaccagctgctgaccaggaacccacaacgaGGACATGGGtgcactgcaacagcaccctcttgcccatgttccccagcaactggtgcacacaggcttactgcctctgctactgaaggCAGCACAGAGccgtcaagactagtagccattgatagccttctcctccaggaatttatttaaagACCTTTTTGGTTTTTCTCCGTTTGCTTTTCTACTCCGCAAAGATGAAGGATTTTCTCCCCACACATTGAAGTATTTGTGAAGTTTTGCTCAAACCACAATTTGGCTGAGTctgactgaggaatgctggcagttttaGGATCTTTTTTGTCTAACacgcataggattacatccttaggCTACACGGGTCTTCTTGCACTTTCCTGTGGTCTACCTATAGTAATTAACACAGCATTTCTCCAACTACAAATGTAGGAAACAAACTCCCCAGGaatttgtgtctctgtgtgtgttatttGTTCTTCAAAAAAATAATATCTGGCTCACTCTCTTGAGCCTTCTGGATAAAGAGGGATATATAACATTGAAATAAAGATAAACATGAGCATCATCTTCTAGGCCTGGCCCACAGCCGCACACTTGCTACCATGGAAACGCTCGCTCTCTCCGCGCAGGACCCAACAGAGTCCTTAAACTACATTACCCAGAAGCCTAAGAGCAGAGGAACTTTGAGCAACCAATCAGAGCAGGCGAAGAGGAACTCCCCCCCACCTAACTTTGTTTCTTCGGTTCGTTCCCGGAGCCTTCCGCCCTCACGAAACTACGATTCCCATCGTGCCCATCCGCCTTAAAAGCCACGCCCCTAGAGACCGAGCATCAATGGGACGCCCCGCAGGGTGCTTGGAGGCGGGGTTTGCGAAGCAACCGAGGCCTGGTAGGTTGGGCCCGTAGGAGAAGAGGCCGGGAACGGGAACGAACTACGGATGTTTCAGGGGTTTCGGCGTCGGAGGGCCGCTGGGCCAGCAGGTGGGGCGTTGCTGGGCAACGGGGTTAGGGCGGGGCAAGGTGCAGCCTCCTCTCCTGCTGGGCTCGGGCCTTTCTAGGCCTCCTCACTCCCGTTGTCATGGGAACCGGTAACCGTCTCCCCGCGTTCAAAGAGGGCTGGTCCCCTGCTTCTGCCAACCCCAGGTTCTGGTATCCTTCGCTCCAGCAGTCACCAtttcctgccccctattttgccttttgtttggtggtgtactgcagccttctccaacctggtggcttccagatgtgttggactacaactcccatcatccccacctcgCACGGCCTGGTGGCTGggaagatgggaattgcagtaAAACGCATATGGAAGGCACCGGgctggaaaaggctggtgtaacGATTAAGAGTTTAAATCCCTACTAAGGCATGAAGCTTACTAGGTCACCTtggtcctacctcacaggggtgttgtgaaggtaaagtggtggtggtggggagtagaagcagagggcaaccaggatgatcaggggtctggaaacaaagctgtctgaagagagactgaaagaactgggcatgtttagcctggagaagagaagattgaggggaggcatgatagcactcttcaaatacttgaaaggttgtcacacagaggagggccaggatctcttctcgatcctcccagagtgcaggacacggaataacgggctcaagttacaggaagccagattccagctggacatcaggaaaaacttcctgactgttagagcagtacgacaatggaatcagttacctagggaggttgtgggctctcccacactagaggcattcaagaggcagctggacaaccatctgtcagggatgctttagggtggattcctgcattgagcaggaagttggacacgatggccttgtaggccccttccaactctgctattctatgattccaagcgTGTATACTGCCTTTTTGGAAGAGAGGTGAGATGCAAATGTTATATTAGGGGGTACCTTATTCAGTTTTTCTTAGCGTGGGCTAGGATTGTCCATCTTCAAGGCTGAGCTCCATCCTTAAGATCTCCAGGAATTAAATCTCTGAGTGGCTGGGTAGGTGCTGAATCTGGATGCTAATACACCCATGTGTACGTGCCCGTGCATAAATGCTAAGGCGTTGTGTCGTATTGTACAAAACTGCTGAGTTATATCTGATTCATTTAATTAAAAGATTTATGTCTTGCTTTTTTCACCAGTTAGGACATCAAGGCACTTTGGAAACTTAATATTACGAAATAAATATCAATAGaatcagaaaagaaaataagGAGCAATAGTAATTGTCATGAAAGACCCCCGAAAGCAAGACAAACTTACAGTGCAGTGGTTACTCCAAAGCCAGTCCTAACAAGAATCAGATCAATGAGTCTTACTCTTTAGTAAGCATACATACAGGAGGGAcctagctctgtggtagagcatgtactttgcatgcagaagagccGTGATTTAATAGCACGTGAAAGATCTTTTTCTCCCTGAAATCCTAGCAAACTGCCAGTCGGAGTAGGCTCTACTGAGCTAAGTGGACAAATACTCTGACCTGGTGTAAAGCAGGTTCTTACACACTTACCTGGTTGTTTTATTAAACATTGTTAGCTTTATATTTTTCTGAACCcgcataagattgcactataaGCCCAATGCCTGATAAATAGTTAAAGTGATGCCAAGTGAGTGTGtttaggaagggagttccatgATCAGGGTgataccacagagaaggccttggcCATACTAGCCACCTGCTAACCTCTGAAGGCAGGGGTAACTGAAGAGTAAACCTTTGATCAAGATTTCAGCCAATAGGCAAGTTTATTTTGAACCATTAATGACATTTTATGGGACATTTCCCTCCTAATACATAGTCTACACTAAGAGCTGAGTTTCTCCTCTCAGTTTTCCAGCCCTTATTTCTGTTCCCTAATATACTGAAATGTTTGCCTTTCTCTGTAaggcagggatgagcaacttgtggccctctaggtaTTTTGGCCTATGCCTCGCCAATGGCTATGCTAGGGCTCATGAGAGTTTTGGGCCACCTCAGTGTTAGGATGTGGTGggatttctcccacatttcctAATGTCAGGATGAAACTGATGTGTGCACTGGCCATAGTTGGAGTATGACAACACATCCAACTTCATGTCAGTGGACAGAGGATGGAGATCTCTGACACCTTTAACCAAAACAACCAAGCACCCTGTTTTTGCAAGGCAGGCTATGGCAGACCAAATTGAACCGCTTGGTAGTTCCACCATCTACTAAGCTAGTTGCTGCGGCAGAGGGAACATGCTATGTagttcctgcccccacccaccctgattaCGAAACCAGTTGCCAGCCACTGATGATCAAATTTAGGATCTTGGCTGTTTTAGAAGGGCTTTAAAGTCAGTTCTACCATCTACTAAGCTGGCTGCTGCGGCAGAGAGAACATGCTATGTagttcctgcccccacccaccctgattaCGAAACCAGTTGCCAGCCACTGACGATCAAATTTAGGATCTTGGCTCTTTTAGAAGGGCTTTAAAGTCATGTCTTTTTAGTTAGCGTACAGCAAGCAGAGTAGAATATTTATTCAGTAGTGGGGTATAAAACAGAATATTCAGTAGAGGCCTTGGGCAGTGATCCTTGGTACAAGTAGTTGGTTGTTACATAGGCTCCTATTTTTGTCTATGAAACGTTAGAGAGTATGTGATAGCTCTCTGAAACCTACAGCCACCAACTCGGGGAGGTGTGAGAAGGTATTAACGTCAGATTTGTGCCTGGCCTTAACCTTGGAACCTGTTATCAAtgttacaatgcaatcctatacataccttCTCTGAAGTATCTGAGTTCAGTAGAGTgggcttccaggtaagtgggtatatgcTTGGAGCCCCAGCCTGATAttggccttgttcagatgacactctggtcTTTGTGGTTAAgtaaccacagacacgtgtcagacgacacttttagccatggttactGCTGCTAACCACGCTGCAGAACGTGGTTAGTGAGCCAAACCACAGTGTGGTTAGTGGGCaaaatggttagggaaaacgtgtgtcagaagacaccgtaaaccatggttaaggattccgtaaaccattttgtggttaagcagcatggtttagcgtgtcgtctgaatggaGCCACTGAAAGTCTGTCAAGAAATGATAAGGAAGAGAATACCTCTGAGCACATACAgaatggggctttcccacaataTTGAGGGAATACAACCAGACTTCACAGATCAGGGAACATGGCCTTTTGAGCAGTGTGTGTGACTTTCAGGCGTGCTTGAGCCTCTAAGCATAAGCAGAATGTGAGTCGTCAATATTCTTGGCATTCAGGAAACTGGGTAGTTGTGCACTTTGGAGGGGGGAGTCCTGACCATCTTTCTAGTTTAAGTATCTGTTGGTCAGTAGGC is a genomic window containing:
- the GPR119 gene encoding glucose-dependent insulinotropic receptor, producing the protein MGNVSFGVILAVLASLIMAINAVVVVALVRLIWKSGCLGLCFVLNLAIADSLVGFTITGLVAEELSSSEHRTSQKYCVLRMACITCPSAASILTVILVAFDRYLAIKHPFRYVKVMRSPVVGSFIGGLWFLACLIGFLPVIARSFQQQSYQGPCTFFGVFQPTYLLTVFCVGFFPAFFIFIYFHCHLLKIASLHVQQIRELEHIGLAEPPPLSETKALRTVAILVGCFALSWSPFFVGSMVQITCRRCVLHHLLERYLWVLGVCNSLVNPLVYAYWQKDVRLQIYQMCLCVKSKVFPLFRVDSRPHAPREAVASVHTISLARLEE